The following DNA comes from Syntrophales bacterium.
CCCTTGTAACTAAGCATGGACCAAGAGGACAAAAGGTATCAAAACTCTTCCCCCTGACCCACTGCTTTTTTTGTTTTTCAATCTGCCAGTCTCGTGCACTGACATCGTTAGCACAGGTATATCCCAGGATATAGTTCATGGCATCAGAGGGGGAGATGTTTTTTGCCTTTTTACCGATAATCACGGCCAGTTCCGCCTCGTAATCAACCTTATCGGGACCTGCCATGGGAAGCAGGATCGGCGCCATGTGTCCTATGACACTGGTCGTAGCCTTCATGAAAATCACAGGGATTGCAGGGTATGAAGTCTTTGTCTCATCGGCGTGTTTTCTGTAGTTGAGGCCGAGCGCTAAAATGTTACAGGGTAAAAGGGGAGACAGGAGATGTTTTATCCTTGCCGACTCTGGTGTGACGTCAAAATCACCAAACAGGCCCCCCCTGATGATTCGGGCCTTTCCCGATAGCTCTGGTTCATAGAGCCCGCATAATACTTGATCATCTTCGGAGAGAAAGCGAATCAATTTCATGATTGTACTCCTGAGCAAATAATAGTCATAAGTCGTAAGTCATAAGTCGTAAGTCATAAGTCATAAGTCATAAGTCATAAGTCATAAGTCATAAGTCATAAGTCGTATTATTATACCTAACATCATATTATTTATGAGACAAGCATTTTCTCTTGATTTTTCGTTGAACTGTGATATTAGAGAACAGCAAAATTATGGAAGAGAAGGGTACAGCGATCGTTTTCCCCGGTCAGGGGTCTCAACGACCCGGCATGGGGAAAGACTTTCACGATAATATTCAAGTCAGCCGGGACACTTACCGGGAGGCTTCCGATGCCCTAAGGTGGGATGTGGCTGCCATGTGCTTTGGAGAAGATGAGCGGCTCAATCTTACTGAATATACCCAACCCTGTATCCTTACAACTGAAATTGCCATGGTTCGTGGCCTGTATGCCCTTTACGGTTTTTCACCGGCTCTTTTCGGGGGTCACAGTCTCGGTGAATTTACCGCCCTGGTCTGTGCTGGTGTCCTTCCGTTGGCGGAAACCTTACGGATTGTCCAGATTCGTGGTCGTTTGATGCAGGAGGCGGTACCTTTAGGTCTCGGAGGTATGTCGGCGGTTATTGCGGAGGATTTAGATGTAGATATTATCCGTCGTACCTTGGTGGAGCTCCCGCTTGATGTGGCGAATGTCAATTCCGCCAATCAGGTAGTGATCAGTGGTAAACTAAAAGCCATGCCCGAGGCGGAGGCAAGGCTACGGAAGACACTGGGCGGGGATCGGCCGTTTCGCTTCGTTCCCCTCAATGTGAGCGCCCCCTTTCACAGCCGTTTTATGAAACCGATTGAGGGGCCCTTTGAGGAGGCGTTCCGGACTTATGGAAGGGGTTTAAATCCCGAAAAGGCAGGGAAGGTAACCTCCAATTATAAGGGGGGATTTCATTCTGCCCATCACGAGGAAATCCTAAGAAGCATGGTGTCTCAATTAAGTAACACCGTCCAATGGAAGGAAAACATGAAGACACTTGCCCGGCAAGCAGATACGATCTATGAGGTTGGTCCCGGCCGTCCTCTCCGGGAGTTTTTCCGGACAATCAATGTAACCTGTTCATCAGTGACGACCCTTTCCGCAGCAGAGCGATTGTTTGAGGAAAATAGGGAATAAGATATTAAGTCATACGTCTTATGACTTATGACTTATGACTTACGACTTACGACTTAATTTCAGGGGGCCAGATGGATTTCAATCTCACGGATAGCCAACAAATGTATGTCGAACTGGTAAGTAAGTTTGTCAGGAACGAGATAATCCCTTGCGCAATGGTCCTGGAAAGGGATCATGTATTTCCCATGGAGATCATCGCCAAGGCGTGGGAGATCGGGATCATGAACCTCTCCATCCCTGAGTCCGTCAAGGGATATGAGGTGGATGTTATCTCCACCGCAATGATTGTCAAGGAATTGTCTTACGGAGATACAGGTATCGCAACATCAGTAATGTGTAACGATCTGGCAAATGCGGTTGTTGCGCAACATGGTACGGATGAACAAAAAGAGGCTTTTCTGAAACCTTTTGTGGAGAGTCCCCTTCTTGCCTCTTTCTGTCTGACAGAACCGGGGGCCGGTTCCGATAACTCTGCCATGACGACTTTCATCAGGAAAAGGGACGAGGGGACGTACCTCCTCAACGGTGCAAAATGCTTCATTACCAATGCCTCCTATGCCTCACAATTCACCGTTTTGTGCAAAGTCGGGAAGCCTACCGGTAATTTTATGGCCTGTGCGATCGTTCCTTTACCACCAACATCCCGCCATGATGCAACTTCCCCTGTTCTCGAAAGTAAAGAGATCGCTCTTCCCTATGGCGGGAAGATACTCATCGGCAAACCGGAAGATAAATTAGGTCAGCGTCTCTCAAATACTGCCAGTGTGACCTTTGAAGATGTTGTCATCGAGAATGACCAGATAATAGGCGACAGGAGATTGGGGTTCAAGTATATCATAGATGTTCTTGACTACGCCCGGCCAATGGTAGCGGCAATTGGTGCAGGCCTTGCCCGGAGGGCCCTGGACATCACACTGGCATACACAAAAGAACGAAGACAATTTGGACAGAGGATCTGTGACCTGCCCATCGCACGGGATACTTTAGTTAAGATGTGGAAAAAAGTTGAACTGGCAGATCTGGCGCTGATAAGGGCAGCCTGCAAGGTTCAGGAAAATGCCCCGGACAGAGGTATCTACGCCTCTTTTGCCAAGAATGTCGCCGCAGAAGCAGCCCTCTTCTGTGCTAACGAGGGTCTCCATCTCCATGGCGGTTATGGTTTCATCTCAGAATATGAGATCTCAAAACTGGCAAGGGATGTTCATATTATTGATATTTATGAGGGTGTCCGGGAGGTCCAAGATATGATCATCGGAAGGGAGATCGTGTAATTTATGCTCTATCTTCATGGTCTAGGTCATTTTTTCCCAGAAAACATCATTACCAATCAGTTTCTCGAAGAGCTGGATATAGGAACGACCGATGAGTGGATTCTCGAGAGGGTCGGTATCCGCACCCGCCACACGGTTCTTCCTCTGGATTATATAAAGATGACAAAAAACCGCGATATACGGGCGGCGCTTGAAGCCAGCATGTATAATCATGCCCAGATAGGAGCCGCTGCTGCCCGGATGGCCCTTGAGCAGGCTGGAATCAAAAAAGAAGATATCGGGCTTCTCATCTCGGGGAGTTCCGCTCCCGATAATGTCTCCCCTGCAGAGGCATCTGTCATCGCGGCGGAATTGGAAATCGAAGTCCCCGGCTTTGATATGCACTCGGCCTGTTCGACTTTCGGCATGCAGATCAATTTCCTTAATAAGATGAAGCCGGAGGCGTTGCCCCCTTTCACCTTAGTGGTTGTCCCGGAAACCAGCACTCTTTGTATGAATTATTCTGATCGAAGTAGCGCCGTGCTTTTCGGTGATGCGAGCGCCGCTGCTGTCGTATCCACTACCGTCCCTTCACGGATAGCCTGTATTACATCTGATTTTGGTGCGAAACCCTCAGACTGGGACAAGGTGAATGTCCCCCGGCTGGACTACTTCCGGCAGGACGGGAATGCAGTGCAGAAATTTGCCATTCGTAAGACGGCGGAATTGTTACGTCAGTTGTTACCGTCTTTTCCTGTAAAGGCGGAGCGCTTAAAATTTATCGGCCATCAGGCAAATTGGGGTATGCTGCGTACTGTCTGTGAGCTTACGGGTATCGAGGAAGATAATCACTGGTCCAATGTGGTGGATTTCGGCAATACGGCGGCGGCCGGCGCCCCCGGTGTCTTGAGCCAACACTGGCATGAACTCCGCCCCGGGGATTATATCGCCATTATTGTGGTAGGAGCGGGACTTTCCTGGTCTCCTCTAATGCTGAGGGTGGAAGAAGAGACGCAATAGGAGGTGGTTTATGAGCGAGAAACCGGTCGCCATTGTAACCGGCGGTGGCACGGGTATCGGCGCTACATGCTGTCGAGCCCTTGGAAAGGTGGGATTCCGGGTATGCATTCACTACCGGGGCAGTGAGGATGAGGAGGGGGCAAAGGCCGTTCTTTCTGAAGTCAGGGATAGTTTTCTTCTCCAGGCAGACCTGACAGATCTCGATCAGGTGGAAGCGATGGTTTC
Coding sequences within:
- a CDS encoding ketoacyl-ACP synthase III; amino-acid sequence: MLYLHGLGHFFPENIITNQFLEELDIGTTDEWILERVGIRTRHTVLPLDYIKMTKNRDIRAALEASMYNHAQIGAAAARMALEQAGIKKEDIGLLISGSSAPDNVSPAEASVIAAELEIEVPGFDMHSACSTFGMQINFLNKMKPEALPPFTLVVVPETSTLCMNYSDRSSAVLFGDASAAAVVSTTVPSRIACITSDFGAKPSDWDKVNVPRLDYFRQDGNAVQKFAIRKTAELLRQLLPSFPVKAERLKFIGHQANWGMLRTVCELTGIEEDNHWSNVVDFGNTAAAGAPGVLSQHWHELRPGDYIAIIVVGAGLSWSPLMLRVEEETQ
- a CDS encoding fumarylacetoacetate hydrolase family protein, translating into MKLIRFLSEDDQVLCGLYEPELSGKARIIRGGLFGDFDVTPESARIKHLLSPLLPCNILALGLNYRKHADETKTSYPAIPVIFMKATTSVIGHMAPILLPMAGPDKVDYEAELAVIIGKKAKNISPSDAMNYILGYTCANDVSARDWQIEKQKKQWVRGKSFDTFCPLGPCLVTRDEIPDPHNLRIRTIINGITLQDSNTSDMVFDIPAIVSDLSRSMTLLPGTVILTGTPEGVGFTREPPIFLREGDMITIAIEKIGQLTNPVKMEEYDTG
- a CDS encoding acyl-CoA dehydrogenase family protein, whose amino-acid sequence is MDFNLTDSQQMYVELVSKFVRNEIIPCAMVLERDHVFPMEIIAKAWEIGIMNLSIPESVKGYEVDVISTAMIVKELSYGDTGIATSVMCNDLANAVVAQHGTDEQKEAFLKPFVESPLLASFCLTEPGAGSDNSAMTTFIRKRDEGTYLLNGAKCFITNASYASQFTVLCKVGKPTGNFMACAIVPLPPTSRHDATSPVLESKEIALPYGGKILIGKPEDKLGQRLSNTASVTFEDVVIENDQIIGDRRLGFKYIIDVLDYARPMVAAIGAGLARRALDITLAYTKERRQFGQRICDLPIARDTLVKMWKKVELADLALIRAACKVQENAPDRGIYASFAKNVAAEAALFCANEGLHLHGGYGFISEYEISKLARDVHIIDIYEGVREVQDMIIGREIV
- a CDS encoding ACP S-malonyltransferase, yielding MEEKGTAIVFPGQGSQRPGMGKDFHDNIQVSRDTYREASDALRWDVAAMCFGEDERLNLTEYTQPCILTTEIAMVRGLYALYGFSPALFGGHSLGEFTALVCAGVLPLAETLRIVQIRGRLMQEAVPLGLGGMSAVIAEDLDVDIIRRTLVELPLDVANVNSANQVVISGKLKAMPEAEARLRKTLGGDRPFRFVPLNVSAPFHSRFMKPIEGPFEEAFRTYGRGLNPEKAGKVTSNYKGGFHSAHHEEILRSMVSQLSNTVQWKENMKTLARQADTIYEVGPGRPLREFFRTINVTCSSVTTLSAAERLFEENRE